One window from the genome of Oncorhynchus tshawytscha isolate Ot180627B unplaced genomic scaffold, Otsh_v2.0 Un_contig_5883_pilon_pilon, whole genome shotgun sequence encodes:
- the LOC121843509 gene encoding acidic proline-rich protein HP43A-like: RKAQQPRNTPGVEKERAAEQQTRPQNNRPGRRTTDPAAEQQTRPQDNRPGRRTTDPAAEQQTRPQNNRPGSRTTDPAAGQQTRPQNNRPGSRTTDPAAGQQTRPQNNRPGRRTTDPAAEQQTRQQDNRPGSRTTDPAAKQQTRQQNNRQSRPQNNRPGRKTTTT; the protein is encoded by the coding sequence AAGAAAAGCACAGCAACCTAGAAATacaccaggggtggaaaaagagAGAGCCGCAGAACAACAGACCCGGCCGCAGAACAACAGACCCGGCCGCAGAACAACAGACCCGGCCGCAGAACAACAGACCCGGCCGCAGGACAACAGACCCGGCCGCAGGACAACAGACCCGGCCGCAGAACAACAGACCCGGCCGCAGAACAACAGACCCGGCAGCAGGACAACAGACCCGGCAGCAGGACAACAGACCCGGCCGCAGAACAACAGACCCGGCAGCAGGACAACAGACCCGGCCGCAGGACAACAGACCCGGCCGCAGAACAACAGACCCGGCCGCAGAACAACAGACCCGGCCGCAGAACAACAGACCCGGCAGCAGGACAACAGACCCGGCAGCAGGACAACAGACCCGGCAGCAAAACAACAGACCCGGCAGCAGAACAACAGACAGTCCCGGCCGCAGAACAACAGACCCGGCCGCAAGACAACAACAACCTAG